In the genome of Spirochaetae bacterium HGW-Spirochaetae-1, one region contains:
- a CDS encoding nitroreductase: protein MKNIREGNVEKLKKNYTETEEVILNRRSVRLYKKEQVPEFMIKRLLEAARFAPSAGNAQPWKFIVIRDQEVIREMTETVSWYLRIFRAMIDYRRPGFYWLRPLTKLIIRFNRFELHPVPFGAVDLIARERLGLFHGAPTVILVFKDVRGVGNPDLDCGIAGQNIVLAAHSMGLGTCWISFSKPAFKYSPTWKRRLGISYPYKFVTSIAVGWPRGNPDGMVPRETHAVDWYEDGKKQVVY from the coding sequence ATGAAAAATATTCGGGAAGGAAACGTGGAAAAACTTAAAAAAAATTATACGGAAACCGAGGAAGTGATCCTGAACCGGCGCAGCGTTCGCCTCTATAAAAAAGAACAGGTTCCGGAATTCATGATCAAACGCCTTCTCGAGGCGGCACGATTCGCTCCTTCGGCGGGCAATGCCCAGCCATGGAAGTTCATAGTGATCCGGGACCAGGAAGTGATCCGGGAGATGACGGAAACGGTGTCATGGTATCTTAGAATATTCAGGGCCATGATCGATTACCGCAGACCGGGATTCTACTGGCTGCGCCCCCTGACCAAGCTGATCATTCGTTTCAACCGTTTCGAGCTGCATCCCGTGCCTTTCGGTGCCGTTGATCTTATCGCCCGTGAAAGGCTGGGACTTTTCCACGGCGCCCCCACGGTGATCCTCGTATTCAAGGATGTACGCGGCGTGGGTAATCCTGACCTGGACTGCGGCATTGCCGGCCAGAATATCGTCCTCGCGGCCCACAGCATGGGGCTGGGAACCTGCTGGATAAGCTTTTCAAAACCGGCATTCAAGTACAGCCCCACGTGGAAGAGAAGACTGGGAATATCATATCCCTATAAATTTGTCACCAGTATCGCCGTTGGATGGCCCCGGGGTAACCCTGACGGGATGGTGCCCCGTGAGACCCATGCCGTGGACTGGTATGAGGATGGAAAAAAACAGGTTGTATATTAA
- a CDS encoding 2-hydroxyacyl-CoA dehydratase → MDIFEKVKELAAKDYNEFLDSAKREGKKIIGYFCSYVPEEIIHAAGFIPYRMRAVAGSGTAKGDIYFSALNCTFVRNCFNKVMEGDFHFLDGIVFMNGCDHTRRLYDNWRHADVAPDFRYMFVAPHLVNDLAMDQFTAEIHKFKGAVEKHFSVTIEDGNIAESIRLYNRKRKLLADIYELRKAKNVPVKGSEILALMLCITAMPVEDAIAMLESFIQGCQERVVSRPDDLRIFFSSGCIEEIGHMELIEDCGAVIVADNICLGSRHFNLAVDESGEPVRALAVRYLSHLSCPRMMNDFRKRLAYIEDIKKEYAIDAIIAEKLKFCDLWGGELFIYRKDAVKKNFPILALERELYGGGQGQIRTRVQAFFEQVRNKKATSDDLVRTSGDNYKVYL, encoded by the coding sequence ATGGACATCTTTGAAAAAGTGAAGGAACTGGCCGCAAAGGATTACAACGAATTCCTTGATTCCGCAAAAAGGGAAGGAAAAAAGATAATCGGGTATTTCTGCTCCTACGTTCCTGAAGAAATTATACATGCTGCCGGATTCATCCCGTACCGCATGAGGGCCGTTGCCGGATCGGGTACGGCCAAGGGGGATATCTATTTTTCAGCCCTGAATTGCACTTTTGTGCGCAACTGCTTCAATAAAGTCATGGAGGGGGATTTCCATTTTCTCGACGGCATTGTATTTATGAACGGCTGTGATCATACGCGCAGGCTCTACGACAACTGGAGGCATGCCGATGTGGCGCCTGATTTCAGATATATGTTTGTCGCACCGCACCTGGTGAATGACCTGGCCATGGATCAGTTTACTGCTGAAATACATAAGTTTAAAGGCGCTGTTGAGAAACATTTCAGTGTAACTATCGAGGATGGGAATATCGCCGAATCCATACGGCTGTATAACAGAAAACGGAAACTTCTTGCCGATATTTATGAACTGCGAAAAGCGAAGAATGTTCCCGTAAAGGGAAGCGAAATTCTGGCACTGATGCTCTGCATAACGGCCATGCCTGTGGAGGACGCTATCGCGATGCTGGAGTCCTTCATTCAGGGTTGTCAGGAACGTGTTGTCTCCCGGCCCGATGATCTCCGCATATTTTTTTCATCGGGATGCATTGAAGAGATCGGGCACATGGAACTAATCGAGGACTGCGGCGCCGTTATTGTTGCCGATAATATTTGCCTTGGCAGCAGGCATTTCAATCTTGCCGTCGATGAATCAGGGGAACCTGTTCGGGCCCTGGCGGTGCGCTATCTATCGCATCTCTCGTGTCCCCGCATGATGAATGATTTTCGTAAGCGTCTTGCTTATATTGAGGATATTAAAAAAGAGTATGCCATTGACGCTATCATCGCCGAGAAACTGAAATTTTGCGATCTGTGGGGAGGGGAACTTTTTATTTATCGGAAGGACGCGGTGAAGAAAAATTTCCCCATCCTTGCCCTGGAGCGGGAGCTCTACGGCGGCGGGCAGGGACAGATACGGACCCGGGTCCAGGCCTTCTTTGAACAGGTGCGTAATAAAAAAGCCACGAGTGATGATCTTGTCCGGACTTCAGGGGACAATTACAAGGTATATCTGTAG